One window from the genome of Oryza glaberrima chromosome 3, OglaRS2, whole genome shotgun sequence encodes:
- the LOC127768515 gene encoding serine/threonine-protein kinase RIPK-like has product MYIYPSLSPNTDSTSPLDRSQEHDKDSGIDRFISPRRWSQDGERSPSEASSRMTRKKERSGWGSLFRGCLSGGGAAGSRKVRPGPRTAAAAAAKHGGGASSAAAQRLSFTDVMSTASEQELSVSLVGSNLHVFTVGELKAATQGFLDGNFLGEGGFGPVYKGNVADKAKPGLKAQPIAVKLWDPEGAQGHKEWLSEVIFLGQLRHPNLVKLIGYCCEDEHRLLVYEYMAKGSLENHLFKKFPSMLSWSTRLNIAVGAAKGLVFLHDAEKPVIYRDFKTSNILLDPEYKAKLSDFGLAKDGPEGDDTHVSTRVMGTHGYAAPEYILTGHLTAKSDVYSFGVVLLEILSGRRAVDKTRPSREQHLVEHMRSWLKDPQKLSRVMDPALEGQYSATAAHKAALVAYRCLSGNPKNRPDMCQVVKDLEPLLNVTDDVSDESVAPIAPVKEDNAVRKERTARRRPSERDGGKLRQSKMRSPQKVVRRRPGQSEEFWVWHMPGEVKS; this is encoded by the exons ATGTATAtatacccctctctctctcccaacaCTGACTCCACCTCACCACTCGATCGATCGCAAGAACACGATAAGGATTCAGGGATCGATCGATTCATCTCTCCTCGTCGTTGGTCACAGGACGGAGAGAGATCACCATCAGAAGCTAGCAGCAGGATGacgaggaagaaggagaggtCAGGGTGGGGGAGCCTGTTCAGGGGATGCCTgagcggaggaggcgcggcggggaGCCGGAAGGTGCGGCCGGggccgaggacggcggcggcggcggcggcgaagcacgGCGGAGGAgcatcatcggcggcggcgcagcggctgTCGTTCACGGACGTGATGAGCACGGCGTCGGAGCAGGAGCTGTCGGTGTCGCTGGTGGGGTCGAACCTGCACGTGTTCACGGTGGGGGAGCTGAAGGCGGCGACGCAGGGGTTCCTCGACGGCAACTTCCTCGGCGAGGGCGGCTTCGGCCCCGTCTACAAGGGCAACGTCGCCGACAAGGCCAAGCCGGGCCTCAAGGCCCAGCCCATCGCCGTCAAGCTCTGGGACCCCGAGGGCGCCCAGGGTCACAAAGAATGGCTG TCGGAGGTGATCTTCCTTGGGCAGCTCAGGCACCCCAACCTGGTGAAGCTCATCGGCTACTGCTGCGAGGACGAGCACCGCCTGCTCGTCTACGAGTACATGGCCAAGGGCAGCCTCGAGAACCACCTCTTCAAGA aGTTTCCTTCGATGCTGTCGTGGTCAACCCGGTTGAACATCGCGGTTGGCGCCGCCAAGGgcctcgtcttcctccacgACGCCGAGAAGCCCGTCATCTACCGCGACTTCAAGACCTCCAACATCCTACTCGACCCG GAGTACAAGGCGAAGCTGTCGGACTTTGGGCTGGCCAAAGATGGGCCGGAGGGCGACGACACCCACGTCTCCACACGCGTCATGGGCACCCACGGCTACGCCGCACCGGAGTACATCCTCACCG GTCACCTTACAGCAAAGAGCGACGTATACAGCTTTGGTGTCGTTCTGCTAGAGATCCTCTCCGGACGACGGGCCGTGGACAAGACACGACCTAGCAGGGAGCAGCATCTAGTCGAACACATGCGCTCCTGGCTCAAGGATCCACAGAAGTTAAGCCGAGTTATGGACCCGGCCCTGGAGGGCCAGTACTCCGCTACCGCGGCTCATAAGGCAGCCCTGGTGGCGTATCGGTGCCTAAGCGGTAACCCCAAAAATAGACCGGACATGTGTCAAGTCGTGAAAGACCTAGAGCCCCTCCTCAATGTCACCGATGATGTCTCTGATGAGTCGGTGGCACCCATAGCCCCGGTAAAGGAGGATAATGCTGTGAGAAAGGAAAGAACAGCAAGAAGAAGGCCCAGTGAGAGGGATGGTGGAAAACTTAGGCAAAGTAAAATGCGTTCACCCCAGAAGGTCGTTAGGAGACGTCCAGGCCAAAGCGAGGAGTTTTGGGTGTGGCATATGCCTGGAGAAGTAAAATCCTAA